The Vitis riparia cultivar Riparia Gloire de Montpellier isolate 1030 chromosome 3, EGFV_Vit.rip_1.0, whole genome shotgun sequence genome segment gggtacgaactttgtaagagggggtacgaactttgtaagagatggtacaaactttctaagagagggtatgaactttctaagagagggtacgaactttctaagagatggtatagactttctaagagatggtatgggtacgaactttataagagagtgtacgaactttctaagagagggtatgaactttctaagagagggtacgaactttctaagaaattgtacgaactttgtaagagagggtacgaactttataAGGAAGGTTAGCATTTGATTCAACTTATCGGAGGACTAATGCTTATAAAAACCATTAGTCATACTAGTTGGCATTAACCATCACCATCAAACTATAGTGTTTGGATGTGCATTATTGGTAGATGAGAGTGTTAGCACTTATACTTGGGTCTTGGAGACTTTTttggatgcaatgaatagcaAGAAACCTCTTTCTGTTATTACTGATAAGGATAAAGCAATGCGTAAAGCCATTAAGAGGATATTTCCAGACTCTTGTCATCAATTATGTGCTTGGCATATTCAACGCAATGCATTCACTAATGTCTATGTCAAAGATTTtactaatcatttttctaagtGCATGTTCATGGAAGACActgttgaagaatttgaatgtgCATGGAATGACATGTTGGAAATGTTTAATCTTCATGGACATAAGTGGGTGACAGATATATATGCTAAGCATTCTAGATGGGCAGAGGCTTATTTAAGGGGGCATTTTTTTGCTGGTATGAAAAGCACACAAAGGTGTGAGAGCATGAATACATACTTGAATCGTTTCCTTAAAACTCGTTCGAAGCTGTTTGAGTTTGTCAAGCATTTTGATAGAGCACTCTCACGTATTCGTCATAATGAGGCAAAGACAGATTTTGAGACACACCATTCTTCAGCTGTTCTAACAACCAAACTCTATGAACTTGAGAAATATGCAGGAACTGTTTTCACAAGGcaatcttttctaaaatttaggGATAAGATGAAGAATGTAGAATTGTTTTTCCTTGTCAGTACAAAAAATCATGGAGGTTATCGTGTCCATACATTAACCAAGTTTAGAAGCCCTAACAAGATTTGGAAAGTATGTTATGGTAATAGTGATCGGTCTATGAAATGTACTTGTATGATGTTTGAGTCAGTTGGTTTTCCATGTCCCCACATGATTGTTGTAATGAAGATAGAACACCTTGAAGAAATACCTGAGAGTTGTATTATGAAAAGGTGGTCTAAGTTAGCAAAGGAAATAGTCCAAGTTCATCATCACAATGAAAGTCAAGGTGATACGACTAACATCGTACGATATGGTGCACTCAACTCTATGTGCTCACGGATGTCTTATTTTGTATCTCAATCAGAAAAAGCTTTTAAAGAGGCTAGATGTGAAATACAAAGACTCACTTGTCAAATGGAAGAACTTTGTAAAAATTTAGCGGAAGAAAGTGAACGGGAAGATTTGATAGCTACAAAACACCATGTTCGAGATCCTATCATTGTGAAAACGAAAGGTAATCCGGGTAActtaaaagacaaatttaagaaaCCAAGGCATTATGGGAAATGTAAGAAAGTAGGACACACTGTTCGAAAATGCCCAGAGTTCGTCAACACTCACAATGCATTTATCAACATTGAAGATTCAATTGAAGAAATGGTATGTTCAAACACACATTCactaaattcattaattattcactttatagttatttttatttggttaaattggttgaaataaaaaattgaattctttaTGTTAATACAGGGGAACATGCCTTCATTACTAAATCACAACATGGAAGGTGGATTAAGACACGAGACAaatgaattttctcaaaatgtaagtttaacattttttaagtaatttttatcttgatgtgaaaaatattacttattagagtaattgaaaaattaaatcatatttcgGGATCAAGTTCTTCATATTATAACTAATGAGTAGtactacaatgcaaaaaattatgtacaaaaaaaaaaaaatcaactcttgattgtattttatatttttcttctctctatttTTACATGATTCTGAACTTTATCTAGTATTATAGCTTTCTCACTATTTTCATCATCAAGAAGTAATTCAATTGCCAATTTGTGACTTATAGCTATAGAGTCCCAATGGGAAAGGGTTGAACTTGAATCCATGAAATCAGATCTTCACATATGATTAATGACATGGACTCCACAATCCCacctaacaaataaaatgagtaaACATTTTTCTAGTTAGTACATAGAAATATTATCTTGAACACATTATATTTGAAGAAACAATTATGTTTGCTTACCCATTGTCTTGCACATGTACCCATGTAGGTCTTTCAATCGGAATGCTTGATAAATTCTTTAGATGCccattgagattaaaaaaatgtgcaCACTCTTCAACCTAATATTCATATCGTTATATCTTTTAGCAAAATAAAACATGCTATTTAACAactaacattaaaaagtaataaaattcattaaaatataagacataCCACAATTCTCACAGATGAAGTTCGCATGCCATCTATTTCTATTGATGGTAATGAATccaatatatgaatattacGTTGATGAAGATTTATAACACACAAATACCAATTATCCGAACATGTATCGTACATCGGGATGTATATCTAAACAAAACACACATTTTAGCATTGATAATTATTTACAACTATGATATGAATACAACTTCATATATGTACCTTATTGcaatcattcatttcatccatgtgTTTGATAATATGTGTGAACATCTTGGTAGCAGTTGCCAATTTTCTACCACCATGTAAGATTATTCgctacacaaaaaaaaaacatatatatatcacaatatttattaggtttattttttttctttaataagaaatataatggATGAGCATACCGCAAATGTGGTGGGTAAGCAGCATCTGGTAGGTCGTATTCCTTTGAATTTGTTCTCAAAACTATTAAGTTTACATGCAAATACATTTATGATCTaaaaatgaaacacaaaaaaGTTAACAATGTTAAATTATGTAATAGAATTAATAAGAATTGGGTTTATCCTTGTATTACTCACCACATCGAGTAATTCTTGTCTAGGCCCTAAAGTCAAGAAGTCTGCTCGATTTGCATGCTCATACTGAAAATTAACAAGAAGTTCACTACAAAATATAAGGTATTTAATAAGTATAACTTTTAAAACATGACATACATAAagtatattcaaaataattagtttaCACACCTTTTGTCCAATGAAACATCAAACACATAAGCAACAACTAGAGACTAAGTGTACTCAAGGAATGTGAATCCTCCACGTTCGGCAAAATGGACATGGGAATTGTCTATATTGAAAACATCTCTAACAAACATTAGTTATCGTTCACtatattattaagtattttaaaaaaactagatCAATGAAGTAACATTTTACCTCTAATACCTTTTGTGATCCAACAACTATGCTTGGGAATCTCTTAGGCTTTGCCATCTTATTGGATTGATGAATGTAGGGTGACACCTTGAATTTACTAGGCTTGCGTTCCATTGTTGTTCGCGTTTTCTTCAATTGACGTGGGAGCACCACCAATGAACTTAgttgttcttcttgtttttcaacATATGGAACATCAACATTAACCTATCATGTATTTGAACattagtatatatatgtatatataaaactttGTAAAAAAACTAGGTCTTCATAATATGCAAATAGCTTTTCATCTTGACATTGATTGTTGACAATGAGAGAAACATGTAACTCCATGTCACCACTTGAGTCATTCTCACTCAATCTCTCTTCTACCACAACATTGCTCATAGGAAAACCAAACATTtcaattccatatatttttcttcaaattcgcTAAAAGTTGATTCTTTTCAACTTTCATCCATATCAGAAACATTTGTTTGTAGAACAAATTTTTTAACCTTCTCAAAAGCTTTCTCCATACCCATCAAACTTTTTTCTTCAACctagtaacaaataaaaatgtccaatttcatgaaaaaaaaaagtttgagatGAATAAActaatgtatataaatatagtATAAAAAAGTACCTCATGAACTTTTGCATCTTGTTTATCACAATCTTCTACATTTCTCATATAATTCTCTTTATGATCAATTGTTCTCTCATCTTTCTCAACCaccttcattttttcatcattttcatttttcgtACCATTATTTTGCTCCATATCCACACTTTGCCCAATTTTTATAATCCATATCGTGACCTATAATTTATCCAtaaactttattataattgCAACATCACATAAACAAATAAGTTTTTCAGTTAGTAAATGTATCTTACCTTTGGATCATCATAACCTCCAAGTATTTTGATTTGACGTTTCATCCTAAAAACCTCATCATCTCCCTTTCCATTTATTCGAGGACTATATGCATTAAAAATAAGTTCATACCCTTCTTTGTGGAAATGTGGTCTAGGTAGAAAATCTACAAGAAATAagttccaaaataattattgagttgaatatatcacaaaaaatatcataatatatcaactttgtTAAAAGTGTATTAgcattagaaaaaataaacatccaGAAATCTCACTACTTCGTTTCTTGGATTTAAAGTCGTTAATGCCTCATACAAGGAAGAAGAATACTATTTGGGCCCAATTTATCTTCTTTATTGATGCAGTGTCTTGAAGGAGATGGAGGAAGGAAGGCTTGACACTAACTTTCATCGTTAGACATAACAAGGCAcccaaaacaaataatacaaaatgaattttaaattcatcCCCACATTTCTTTTCTTGCCGTATTTGGTTTTCTTACATCAACAATAGCAATTTTCCCTTCCCATCACAATACATGTTGTATAAATCAATTCCGTTTACTTGTGCATCTCTCTATATCTACCTCCACTCCCTTAGCCTTCAAACCCAAAATTAACTCAACATCCATTGGGGATAATTTAATGGAAGTGTTATGCACACTTAATGTGCACGAAAGAGTGTCAAAATTCTCTACCAACCAATGACATAAACTATAATCAAGTTTAGTACATCACAATCCTAAAATACCTCCAAACCCTATTTCTTGTATGGCTGCCTTTTGATTAGGTTGCAAGTGTTGAAGTAGTTTATACACCCTATCACGCATGGGAAGATACGACtggaagtcataaatatacataagcatacatattttaaattgaaagaaaatattatcataatttaaaaacataaatttcaaatttcttacctttgattcattttttgagtttcaacccttttgttttatatattcatgAGGGCATTTTTTAGACTTCTCCAagaactcttttttttctccatttgaaAGGGATTGCCACTTTTTCCCAATCTCTTTTCGTAAAtgtaatattaaattagttAGTTATCATATAGAGTATAAAAGTTgactaaaaaacatattatgaaaatattcatttcttttcttacatCATGATTTATTATCAATTCCTTATTATCTCCTTTTCTTACGAGTACTTGTTCTCGATTGCAAAAAACAtcacataaaaatgattatattttcaacatatgaataaatatccaaaatgaattaactatatatgtatatatattcttacaAATAATAAAGTCATGAACCCATAGGACGTTTTTGGTTTGAAGGGGGATCATTCTCTTCAAATGATTGTTTGCTCCTATTTAAAATACAACATCATGAATGTAATTTACAACTAATTAAAACTATGTActatattcaaataattaagtgacaaatataaaatcttacATATTTGGCTTTCTAAGTTAAGATGTAGTAAGACTGCTCAAAATAAGATAAACTCCTCTTATATTAAGCAATTGTGTAGCCTACAACATAGTGAGTATACTGATAAgaattaagttttgaatttgacagcaatgagtttgaaaatatttgtaacaaaatggagttttttttctaaaaatattaatcattagATCAATGagttaaactaattaaaataaatttaaattatcaaatacaaataatttatttattttaaatcttttttatttatttatcttatctttTTTACATGGCATAGCAAAAAggcaatttttaaaattatatcaaataatttataattttttaaatataataatgttgTGTTggattagaaatagaaaataaaaaaaaaaaagttaaatttagagtatactattttaaaattttttatctttaaaaaaaatttcacaatatttatatatatatatataaagagatgCTTGTAATGGACTTTCTCAACTTGTTGGTCATCAGTGAGCATATGTCCAAATGTTTTAAGctcttttattattcttttcatcTCCTTAGGATGTTGTTTCATTGTATGGTTCAGTCGCATTttgtaatttccaaatttcattacaaGTCCTCTCAGCTTCGTAGCTGAAAGTCCACCATACTTTTCTTTTAACGCTTCCCACATTTCATGAGAAGTTTGATATACCTCATACTCAATCATGAGATCATCTTGCATACAACTTAACAAAGTAATGCGagctaaagaatttttttgtgagAGAGGCCACACCAACAAGATAAATAGACATGTCATGTCTtgcatatcaaattatttacatgttatgtacaaaacataaaagaaaatgtaatataTAGAAGGAAAACTAATATTCTTCCTTGAAATTAAAAGGAACAATGTTAGGATTATACATAGTGTCTTCTATAACTCtagaagttgttttcaataACCATAACCCTCTAAGATTTTTATGCctattataatttgaaaatcttgCATTTCGTAAGTTAGGAGAAATAGAAAGCATTGTTGTTCATCTGATGACATTCTTCACGAAGCATTTTTCCCAGTGTTCCTTGAAAATAGCTACTAGGTCATCAAAAGATCTATTTGTGAAACCATGAGGCCCTTCTTGAATGGATTCCCATATATTTTCAAGAACTTTCTTCTCAGGTTCTGTTAATGACATTTGTAGAATATGTTTTCTACAATTTGACTCTAAGATATATTCCTCTTCGAAACGTTTGAACATATTAGCCACATGATCCACATGTTCATTTGTAAAATGGCTAGGGTCCCTCTTGTAGTTCAAGATTGTATCCAAACGTGGCCAAGGTCCTCTACCCCTTAGTACTTTCCTAGTTCTCCTCAATCGTACCATTTTGCACCTGaccaaaagaatttaatttaattttaatgagtaACATATACTcatactttaattaaatatttgaacaaatcaaattttaattagaaacacacaattattataaaaaatgtcttttattgtccctcaaaattttattattattttatacacaaGTCaacattcataatttcaaataaacaatataacactaataaatggtattttatatcatatcaaGGTACTTTAGTGGTAATAAGggactttttaaaaatgattaggttcaaatccatgttgcattattatttctaacactaAAACGTTCAAaagtctagaattttattacattttaaatgaaaatataaaataatttatataaaatattttatttaagatttaatttctaaaaaattattaaaaatatgtgataacaattttttctattaacattaatgtatttaaataattaaaattattaataatttatcttaccaaattaattttaattcataaaatatcggTAATAAAATACAcatggataattaataattatttatatatagagaggaatccctaaaaaggcctTATTTTTACCACTTCTCTCAGTCGGGGCCTTGGGcgtcaagaagcccttttctgaagttgcccttcaaacgagagaatccctaaaaaggctcCATTTtactctgccactctcaatcctcgtaggtactaatctaatcatgttatcattttttttttcaacccccgtttgattcccaacaAAATCCATCCTCCATTCAATTTCCGAGAAAATTCATGTTCGTTTGATtttcgagaaaatccatgcaaaacctccaaggaaaaaaaaaatgcttttttttttttttttgctccctatGTTTTTTGGATCTGTTTtagggtctctttgcttttgtgccattcgatttaaatttcacgaaccctaaatccacgactTTTTAGCCaagctgaaaaacacaacctttgcctgcaaatcctgatcagattaccaaatagcatcttatgtttttttttaaaaaaaaaaaaaaaggacagattttgtatcctgtgtgTGGCTTGGACtagtaggaaatatcgggaaatttccaaaaaaaaaaatcaataaaaataccaaaattccGACGATATTTTTGAATTGGTCAAAATATCGTGTTTGTGCGTGgcctggactggtaggaaatatcgggaaatttcccaaaaaatcgataaaaatagatattttttaatcGGTAAAAATATCGTGTCTTTCTCATAAATATCGCCGAACTTTTTCGACATTTCAATCACTACCAGATGACATAAGGTGAGTGAAGTACCTGTTTTGGGAGAGTAGGTAGAGTTGCCTGTGGGGGGAGATTGGTTTCAGATACTCCTCCAAAGCTCGCCTGATTCTTTTCTTACTAATTTCTCCTATCTCTTATTTCTCCTTCAAAATCCCCACTCAGCTCACTCTCTGTAAATTCTCATTTCACCCAAAAATTCCATCTCCACAGCTTCAAATTTCTGAAGCTTAACTCTAAAATCCGAGAAAAGTTGTAATGCCCATCAATCTAATAGCCCACCTCTCCGAAAATAGGCATCAAGTGTAATACCCATAAGACAAATTTTTGTCTTTAGACAAGATTAAGCAAGATAGAAGCGGGAAATCAAGGTGACCGACAAcctgcttttattttttatatatttttaaaattttttaaaatacataagccAGTTGGACGATCCGGATTGAACCATATTCATCCAATGGCCAAAACTATTTTTTCGGTAGGTACCGAAGTGGTACTATAGAATTTTCCTTGGATATTATCTACATTTCATTGTTTGCAACAGGTGAGTCTTTAAGTTCAAGtgttgcattattattattattatcttttatttatttatttattatttattatcttttacTTCTACAGAATTATAATGTTACAGTATCATATATatctcataatttatttatttattttattctaatatcCAATTTCCACTATTGGATATTATCTACCAATAAACTTCATTATTGGATATTATCCTCTTTCCATTTCCTTTCAGATataaagaaagtcaaatataattaagtgTATgttttgatagtgattttagaaactgcttctaacttttctaacactaaaatttttataattcaaatgtTCAAAAGTctaattttattacattataaatgaaaatttaaattaatttatataaaacaatttatttgagatttaatttctaaaattttattaaaaatatgtggtaacaactttttctattaacattaatttatttaaataattcaaattattaataatttatcttatcaaattaattttaattcataaaatatcattGATAAAAATCGAAATTTCAATCCATGGTAGAGATTTAATCAAAATACAcatggataattaataattatttatatagagtGAGGAAAATTGTTCCAATGGCCAAGACTATTTTTTCGGTATGGTACCGAGGTACCGGTACCAAGGTATCGGTACCGTAGAATTTTACTAAATACTTCATAAGTAAAAACTAGATCTCTCTTATCTCCCCCTATTAGAGGTTAATCAATTGTCAAAACTTTAGCTCCAAAATTATGTCTtcaaaactaaataactaaataatagCTTATAATGACCAAAATTAAAAGTTCTATCAACCATGTTATTGCAACTTGCTATCACTAATAATAAACTATAATTGTGCTTGACATTACTTTCAAGGGCCAAAATTTGAGAAAACTCAACATTTTGGATCTCAACGATAAGTGGATGGGGTCAAAGTTTTAATGGGgttaaagttttaatttatagCATTAAAGCTTAATGCTAATGTTAGGTCTTGCacttttagtaataaaaaaaattttaaaaaaagtctccaaaaataataatttgatacaTTTCTTTCGTTTGAAAATGTATAATAGGTGTGAACccataatattaatattcattattagAAGCTCAACAACATCAATTCAATTCTAAGTTTTAGGGATCGCtcatcttctttattttatatcttaaaataattataacataATTAAATCATGATTGAATTGTGATCAGATGTATAAAATATAGTCAATTGCATACCTCTCTTTTAAGTACCCCTCCATTTTTCCGACTTTGCTCATGCCATTGACAATTTTCATCCATAAGAAATAACCTACActacaaaaaatgaattgaGAAAAAATGCCATTGCTTATCATTTTCAACTACAAATGAATGTAGTTGtttaaaattcaaagtaaaaaaaacttagaattcaaaatgtaaataaaaaatttctatttttccatCTCATGATGAATCAACTCAATGTAAAATCATAAAAGCACTTGTTTAGGTGAATAATTAAAGCATAGCCAACTTggataatttctaatttcataattattattcCCATTTGGACTAATACTTTTTAAACATAAGAGCAagctaatagaaaaaaataaaataaaacaacacaTATTACATAGTCCTAAAAGAAATCCATAATGAACTTTAAGAATTCAAAAGGGgttgaaaattgaagttaacAAATATGGAAGTTGATTATTATGGctatatatcaaaaaaaaaaatatatgggatCCATTTAAAATGTCAAACAAAACATTTTTCAGTAGGCATCGAATCCCACAAAATAGGTAATATCATATACACATCTTCAAgagtctcatttatttattccctTATAccttatctcatttatttatacccTTATTCAATATTCTAAATCTCCTCATATACATTCAATGgtccaaatttcaaattctgaAATTCAATAATTGATTTTGGCACCTTAgcattttgcaaaaataaagaatttatatattataaggtatatttattttacacCCTTCAAAACACGAGAGTCATACTTGACATATATAATCCAATATTCAAAACTACCTCATTGCAATGAGAAATCAAACTATTGATTTCTTGACATATATAATCCAAAGATAGTCTCCAAAGGAAGGTATatcattcataaaaattaaatcacaaCATCAAAAGATGTTGAAGCCAACAGCATACCCCCAGACGAAGGAGCCATTAATGTTACTGAAGTTCGTGTTCAAAAGAGCTTCCAAAGTGCTTGAGGAATGTTTTGATCCCACTCTCAGCCAACACTCAAAGAATAAATCTAATCATGAAACATTAAAGCCAATCATAAAAGAGTCCAACTCAACTTATAGAGCC includes the following:
- the LOC117911906 gene encoding uncharacterized protein LOC117911906 yields the protein MERKPSKFKVSPYIHQSNKMAKPKRFPSIVVGSQKVLEYEHANRADFLTLGPRQELLDVIINVFACKLNSFENKFKGIRPTRCCLPTTFARIILHGGRKLATATKMFTHIIKHMDEMNDCNKIYIPMYDTCSDNWYLCVINLHQRNIHILDSLPSIEIDGMRTSSVRIVVEECAHFFNLNGHLKNLSSIPIERPTWVHVQDNGWDCGVHVINHMRRSEFMDSSSTPSHWTLYLQDTN
- the LOC117911800 gene encoding uncharacterized protein LOC117911800, translated to MAPSSGGYFLWMKIVNGMSKVGKMEGYLKERCKMVRLRRTRKVLRGRGPWPRLDTILNYKRDPSHFTNEHVDHVANMFKRFEEEYILESNCRKHILQMSLTEPEKKVLENIWESIQEGPHGFTNRSFDDLVAIFKEHWEKCFVKNVIR